In Thermocrinis minervae, a single genomic region encodes these proteins:
- a CDS encoding DUF86 domain-containing protein has product MSLPKKVNISLILESFQNLEKAYVDLKKNLSLPKEEFVNNKLLLDKVRVDFNLAFESAMRPCRHLSVVYDLKTTSKDCLVKLAQFIGMPEHEKLQSFVDFYFKYRDLKDQVSPEELYDFLRENLHLFKEYARHVIEYIKKSTGNYLLIDFDLLNEKAKYIKDSINKIEFVLSQGLEEFQKRPMYYDRVKYFYQVAYDSLFDICKHLAPKFGVKKFGDDCLSKLVEVGVIPEDYYMDILKMTQLKNKLISTWEVSPEELYQSLTQIKDKILPVLRSISSALQSLLKEKSKGV; this is encoded by the coding sequence ATGAGCTTACCCAAGAAGGTTAACATAAGCCTCATACTGGAATCCTTTCAAAACCTGGAAAAGGCCTACGTAGACCTTAAAAAGAATCTATCCCTACCAAAAGAGGAGTTTGTAAACAACAAGCTCCTGCTGGACAAGGTAAGGGTAGACTTTAACCTGGCCTTTGAGAGCGCTATGAGACCATGCCGACACTTGTCCGTGGTATATGACCTTAAAACCACATCAAAGGACTGCCTTGTAAAGCTTGCTCAGTTCATAGGGATGCCAGAGCATGAAAAACTCCAGTCCTTCGTGGATTTTTACTTTAAGTACAGGGATCTAAAAGATCAGGTATCTCCTGAAGAGCTGTACGATTTTCTCAGGGAGAACCTCCACCTGTTTAAAGAGTACGCCAGACATGTGATAGAGTACATAAAGAAGTCTACAGGCAACTACCTACTCATAGACTTTGACCTCCTTAACGAGAAAGCCAAGTACATAAAGGACTCCATAAACAAGATAGAGTTTGTACTCTCTCAGGGGCTCGAGGAGTTCCAAAAGAGGCCCATGTACTACGACAGGGTCAAGTACTTCTACCAGGTGGCCTATGACTCTCTGTTTGATATATGCAAGCATCTGGCTCCCAAGTTTGGCGTGAAGAAGTTTGGAGACGACTGTCTTTCTAAGCTTGTGGAAGTAGGAGTGATACCTGAGGATTACTACATGGACATACTCAAGATGACTCAGCTAAAGAACAAGCTTATAAGCACCTGGGAAGTTTCTCCCGAAGAGCTCTACCAGAGTCTTACTCAGATAAAGGACAAAATATTGCCCGTGTTAAGGTCAATCTCTTCAGCCTTGCAAAGCCTGTTGAAAGAGAAAAGTAAGGGTGTATAA
- a CDS encoding gluconeogenesis factor YvcK family protein produces the protein MFVVAIGGGTGLSTLLRGLKNHVDKEIKGLTAIVTVADSGGSTGRLRKIYQIPAPGDIRNCIVALAESEDILRSLFQYRFKGGELEGHAFGNLFLVALTEITGSFLTAIRISSQVLRTKGEILPATLSPVDLCAEFTDGNVVYGEEEITNYGRVHKGQRIVSIWLEPKDVTAPPEATDRINAANLIVIGPGSLYTSIIPNLLVKDIRDAVANSKALKVFVVNAMTQPGETDGFSAYDHVQTFAKHTGIRPDAVVLNTKIPSDKLLKKYLEQGQEPVLADASKIAREGYLVYADDLIGEKEDFVRHDPERLASLLIKVYEENATFSEV, from the coding sequence ATGTTTGTGGTAGCAATAGGGGGTGGAACGGGCCTTTCTACACTCTTGAGAGGTCTGAAGAACCACGTGGATAAGGAAATCAAGGGATTAACCGCCATAGTGACCGTTGCCGACAGCGGGGGAAGCACGGGTAGGTTAAGAAAGATATATCAAATACCTGCCCCCGGTGATATAAGGAACTGTATAGTGGCCCTGGCAGAAAGCGAAGATATACTTAGGAGTCTCTTCCAGTACAGGTTCAAAGGCGGAGAGCTTGAGGGGCATGCTTTTGGAAACCTGTTTCTAGTAGCACTTACTGAGATAACAGGGAGCTTTCTTACAGCCATAAGGATAAGCTCTCAGGTCCTAAGGACTAAGGGTGAGATACTACCCGCTACCCTTTCTCCTGTGGATCTTTGTGCCGAGTTCACAGATGGTAACGTAGTGTATGGAGAGGAGGAGATAACCAACTACGGAAGGGTCCACAAGGGTCAAAGGATAGTAAGCATATGGTTAGAGCCTAAGGATGTGACGGCTCCACCAGAAGCTACAGACAGGATAAACGCAGCAAACCTTATCGTGATAGGCCCCGGAAGCCTCTACACGAGCATAATACCTAACCTCTTGGTAAAGGACATAAGGGATGCCGTGGCCAACTCTAAAGCCCTCAAGGTCTTTGTAGTTAACGCCATGACCCAGCCAGGAGAAACAGATGGCTTTTCGGCTTACGACCACGTGCAGACCTTTGCAAAACACACGGGCATAAGGCCAGACGCTGTGGTTTTAAACACGAAGATACCCTCAGACAAGCTCCTAAAAAAGTACCTAGAACAAGGACAGGAGCCTGTATTGGCTGATGCATCCAAGATAGCAAGGGAAGGCTACTTGGTTTATGCGGATGACCTCATAGGTGAGAAAGAGGACTTTGTAAGACACGACCCAGAGAGGTTGGCAAGTCTTCTCATAAAAGTCTACGAAGAGAATGCAACCTTTTCTGAAGTTTGA
- a CDS encoding SDR family NAD(P)-dependent oxidoreductase, which yields MKALVTGGTRGIGKALVLELLNSGWEVCTCARNIPDDMPKDERLLVVECDISKRDQVKRFVNLCVEKVGYLDLLVNNASILGERKAIEDYPENVWEEVLQINVNGTFYVTKYTIPYLKYGAIVINISSGAGKRPAPYWGAYAVSKFAIEGFSLLLNEELKDRNIRVYAFNPGATRTQMRAKAYPEEDPMALKPPEDVAKAILRLIQKRPEKVSIDYSEV from the coding sequence GTGAAGGCTCTAGTAACTGGGGGTACAAGGGGAATAGGGAAGGCTTTAGTCTTGGAGCTTTTGAACTCAGGCTGGGAGGTCTGTACCTGTGCCAGGAATATACCAGATGACATGCCTAAAGATGAAAGGCTATTGGTAGTGGAGTGCGACATATCCAAAAGGGATCAGGTCAAAAGGTTCGTAAACCTATGCGTAGAAAAGGTAGGTTACTTGGACCTTTTGGTAAACAACGCTTCAATACTTGGAGAGAGAAAGGCTATAGAAGACTATCCTGAGAACGTCTGGGAAGAGGTTCTGCAGATAAACGTAAATGGAACTTTTTACGTGACCAAATACACCATACCGTACCTGAAGTATGGTGCCATAGTGATAAACATCTCTTCAGGGGCCGGCAAGAGACCAGCACCCTACTGGGGAGCCTATGCTGTCTCCAAGTTTGCTATAGAGGGTTTCTCTTTGTTACTCAACGAGGAGCTAAAGGATAGAAACATAAGGGTCTATGCCTTCAACCCAGGGGCCACCAGGACGCAGATGAGGGCAAAAGCATACCCAGAGGAAGATCCTATGGCCTTAAAGCCGCCCGAGGATGTAGCTAAGGCCATCCTGAGACTTATCCAAAAAAGGCCTGAAAAAGTATCAATAGACTACTCGGAGGTTTAA
- a CDS encoding RluA family pseudouridine synthase, with translation MSGLNRKIEEVLSFEVYKEDRLDRYLAESCPDLSRSYIQELIKEGFVLINGEVIIKPSKKVKPGDTITFYVPEPEPLEVRPENIPIEVIYEDEDIALIVKPCGLVVHPSPGYTSGTLVNALLYHFKELSQDAIRPGIVHRLDKNTMGLMVVAKRDIAHRKLSEEFKERRVMKFYKALVKGRTKEYGIVDTPIGRHPTQRLKFTVRYDGKPALTEFWLLEYFEKYDVSLLDVRIHTGRTHQIRVHLSSLGHPILGDYTYGFKKNYLPQKFIDLMGDCHMLISYRLAFNHPTKERWMDVSLPELPEPFKNLLDLLKEGNKQGP, from the coding sequence ATGTCTGGGTTGAACAGGAAGATAGAGGAAGTTCTCAGCTTTGAGGTCTACAAGGAAGACAGGTTAGACAGGTATCTAGCAGAATCCTGTCCTGACCTCTCAAGGAGTTACATACAAGAGCTTATAAAAGAGGGATTTGTTCTCATAAACGGTGAAGTAATCATAAAGCCTTCAAAGAAGGTAAAGCCAGGGGATACCATAACCTTTTACGTGCCCGAACCCGAACCCTTGGAAGTACGACCGGAGAACATACCCATAGAAGTGATCTACGAGGATGAGGACATAGCCCTCATAGTAAAGCCATGCGGACTTGTGGTTCACCCATCTCCTGGTTATACGAGCGGTACTCTTGTGAACGCTCTGTTGTACCATTTTAAAGAGCTCTCTCAAGATGCCATAAGGCCTGGAATAGTCCATAGGCTTGATAAAAACACCATGGGTCTTATGGTGGTGGCCAAAAGGGACATAGCTCACAGAAAACTGTCTGAAGAGTTTAAAGAAAGGCGTGTTATGAAGTTCTACAAGGCACTGGTGAAGGGAAGGACGAAGGAATACGGCATCGTAGACACACCCATCGGCAGACACCCTACCCAGAGGTTGAAGTTCACCGTAAGGTACGACGGAAAGCCAGCACTAACCGAGTTTTGGCTTCTGGAGTACTTTGAAAAATATGACGTTTCTTTGCTGGATGTACGCATACACACAGGAAGAACTCATCAGATAAGGGTTCACCTCTCAAGCCTGGGTCACCCCATACTAGGTGACTACACTTACGGCTTTAAGAAAAATTATCTTCCTCAGAAGTTTATTGACCTTATGGGAGACTGTCATATGCTCATAAGCTACAGACTTGCCTTTAATCATCCAACTAAAGAAAGGTGGATGGATGTAAGCCTTCCAGAGCTCCCAGAGCCCTTCAAAAACCTTCTAGACCTCCTCAAGGAGGGAAACAAACAAGGACCTTAA
- a CDS encoding methylthioribulose 1-phosphate dehydratase → MNLIDKLIEIGKEVHSRNWVPATGGNLSAKINEERIIITRSGSHKGYLTVKDFVVVDMNGNLVEGDGKPSAETLLHATVYKLFPWVGSVLHIHSLNSTLISRLTDGQIVLEDYELIKAFGYKTHRERIHVPVLENSQDMEELSRLVRDVLTGTDKVVGFILRSHGVYVWGKDPWDAFVRLEALDFLLECELKLMGVRS, encoded by the coding sequence ATGAACCTGATAGACAAGCTAATAGAGATAGGAAAGGAGGTCCATTCTAGGAATTGGGTACCAGCTACCGGTGGAAACCTCTCGGCCAAAATCAACGAGGAGAGAATAATAATAACCCGGTCAGGTTCTCACAAGGGCTACCTAACGGTTAAGGACTTTGTAGTGGTGGACATGAATGGCAACCTTGTAGAAGGAGATGGCAAGCCTTCTGCAGAGACCCTTCTGCATGCTACCGTATACAAGCTTTTCCCCTGGGTGGGTTCCGTGCTCCACATTCACTCTCTTAACTCCACCCTTATATCTCGCCTTACAGACGGTCAAATAGTCCTAGAAGATTACGAGCTTATAAAAGCCTTCGGCTACAAAACTCATAGAGAGAGGATACATGTGCCCGTGCTTGAAAACTCACAGGACATGGAAGAACTCTCAAGACTCGTCAGAGATGTCCTTACAGGCACCGACAAAGTTGTAGGTTTTATCCTTAGGTCCCATGGAGTGTATGTATGGGGGAAGGATCCATGGGATGCCTTTGTGCGCCTTGAGGCGTTAGATTTTCTTCTTGAATGTGAGTTAAAGCTCATGGGGGTTAGATCATGA
- a CDS encoding 1,2-dihydroxy-3-keto-5-methylthiopentene dioxygenase, with amino-acid sequence MSLLAVFDEQGNLLESTSSYEEIQKRLSSIGVMFEKWPIKELDRSAGQEEVIDAYKDQIERINSIFNFKSMDVAAVSPDHPKKDELRRMFLREHTHSDFEVRYFVYGCGTFYLHVGDKVYAVLCEDGDFISVPANTKHWFDMGRNPDFKAIRFFSIPDGWVANFTGSDISERIPDHDSLLLYVQGKGL; translated from the coding sequence ATGAGCCTACTTGCCGTGTTTGACGAACAAGGGAACCTCCTCGAAAGCACAAGCTCTTACGAAGAGATACAAAAAAGGCTTTCAAGCATAGGGGTCATGTTTGAAAAGTGGCCCATAAAAGAGCTAGACAGGTCTGCAGGTCAGGAGGAGGTAATAGACGCCTACAAGGATCAGATAGAGAGGATAAACAGCATCTTTAACTTTAAGTCCATGGACGTGGCAGCAGTCAGTCCAGACCATCCCAAGAAGGATGAGCTAAGAAGGATGTTCCTAAGGGAACACACTCACTCAGACTTTGAAGTCAGATACTTTGTGTACGGGTGCGGTACCTTCTACCTACATGTAGGAGACAAAGTATACGCTGTACTCTGCGAAGATGGGGACTTTATAAGCGTTCCTGCAAACACCAAACATTGGTTTGACATGGGAAGAAATCCAGACTTTAAGGCTATAAGGTTCTTTTCCATACCAGACGGTTGGGTGGCTAACTTCACAGGAAGCGACATATCAGAAAGGATACCCGATCACGACAGCCTTCTACTTTACGTACAGGGAAAAGGGCTTTAG
- the dnaB gene encoding replicative DNA helicase, whose amino-acid sequence MEDLLIDPPRDESAERAVLGAMIEDPETIPYVLEHLTRDDFFIEEHRRLFDVLCKLWEERGPAWDDIALKHYLQKEGLSERIDLSYLEKLLEEATHGPLLESAIHVVKEKAGLRKILEMTMEVLRGVKENRDFPDLIDYITQKSIELSQQYAKGDVRHIWSVVQEVVQIIERFSREERLITGLPSGFTDLDRLTTGFHPSDLVIVAARPGMGKSSFMLSMAINMALEEKVPSVIFSLEMSAHQLCMRALSMLSDVPLQKIRTGFLSEEELKRIYDAAETLSKCEIYIDDSPSLSTIDVRIKARKLKKEKGVKAVFVDYLQLLKPPSRKSSRQEEVAEISRSLKALAKELTIPVIALAQLSRQVEHRSDKRPQLADLRESGQIEQDADVIIFIHRPEYYKKNPPPEEQGIAELIVAKQRQGPTGIVKVAFLKETAKFKSLKFPTETMPYKEEEEIEKEDIEELDIDF is encoded by the coding sequence ATGGAAGACCTCCTAATAGACCCCCCTAGGGATGAATCGGCCGAGAGGGCCGTGCTTGGTGCTATGATAGAAGATCCCGAGACCATCCCCTACGTACTTGAACATCTAACTAGAGACGATTTCTTCATAGAGGAGCACCGTAGGCTCTTTGACGTCCTGTGTAAACTCTGGGAGGAAAGAGGTCCTGCTTGGGATGATATAGCTCTAAAGCACTACCTACAGAAGGAAGGTCTATCTGAGAGGATAGACCTCTCTTACCTGGAAAAGCTCCTGGAGGAGGCAACCCATGGGCCCCTTCTAGAGTCTGCAATACACGTGGTAAAGGAAAAAGCAGGTTTGAGGAAGATTTTAGAGATGACCATGGAGGTACTGAGGGGGGTAAAAGAAAACAGGGACTTTCCAGACCTCATAGACTACATAACCCAAAAGTCCATAGAGCTCTCCCAGCAGTACGCCAAAGGAGACGTACGCCACATATGGAGTGTAGTACAAGAGGTGGTACAGATAATAGAGAGGTTCAGCAGAGAGGAAAGGCTCATCACAGGCCTTCCCTCAGGCTTTACGGACCTAGACAGGCTTACCACAGGGTTCCACCCATCGGACCTTGTGATAGTAGCAGCTCGTCCAGGTATGGGTAAAAGCTCCTTCATGCTTTCTATGGCCATAAACATGGCCCTTGAAGAGAAGGTACCCTCTGTGATCTTCTCTCTTGAGATGAGTGCCCACCAGCTTTGTATGAGAGCCCTTTCCATGCTCTCGGATGTCCCCCTTCAGAAGATAAGGACAGGCTTTCTATCTGAGGAGGAGCTAAAGAGGATATACGACGCTGCCGAAACACTCTCCAAGTGTGAAATATACATAGATGATAGCCCGAGTCTTTCCACCATAGATGTGCGCATAAAGGCAAGGAAGTTAAAGAAAGAAAAGGGTGTAAAAGCCGTCTTTGTAGATTACCTTCAACTTCTTAAACCTCCGAGTAGAAAGTCCTCGAGACAGGAAGAGGTGGCCGAGATTTCAAGAAGTCTAAAAGCCCTTGCCAAAGAGCTTACCATTCCAGTCATAGCCCTGGCCCAACTCTCACGTCAGGTAGAACACAGGTCCGACAAAAGACCCCAGCTCGCAGACCTTAGAGAAAGTGGTCAGATAGAACAGGATGCAGACGTCATAATCTTCATACACAGGCCGGAGTACTACAAGAAGAATCCACCACCTGAAGAACAGGGAATAGCCGAGCTCATAGTGGCAAAACAGAGACAGGGACCTACTGGTATAGTCAAAGTTGCTTTCCTAAAAGAGACAGCAAAGTTTAAGTCTCTTAAGTTCCCCACGGAAACCATGCCTTACAAGGAAGAAGAAGAGATAGAAAAGGAAGACATAGAGGAGCTAGACATAGATTTTTGA
- a CDS encoding TIGR00282 family metallophosphoesterase, with translation MKFLIVGDIIGRPGRRTLRKALDIYKADVVIVNVENSAGGFGITHKVYDELKSMGVDVMTSGNHIWDKKEGIALLERKDLLRPANYPEGAPGKGYGIFEKKGVKFAVINLMGRIFLDPHLENPFKVFDQLYQMLSLETPILIVDFHAEATSEKWAFGIYADGRASIVYGTHTHVPTYDQLILKHGTAYTSDVGMTGCWYSAIGMEPEDAIKRFLTGIPQKYKVEEKEDTVFNAILVEVNTNTGKAISIERIQHYFKRDELTQEG, from the coding sequence ATGAAGTTTTTGATAGTTGGAGACATAATAGGAAGACCAGGAAGAAGGACTTTAAGGAAAGCCCTGGATATATACAAGGCTGACGTTGTTATAGTCAATGTGGAAAACTCGGCGGGTGGTTTCGGCATAACCCATAAGGTTTACGACGAGCTAAAGTCTATGGGTGTAGATGTTATGACATCCGGCAACCACATCTGGGACAAGAAAGAAGGTATAGCCCTTCTGGAGCGGAAAGATCTCCTCAGGCCTGCCAACTATCCAGAGGGAGCACCAGGCAAAGGTTATGGTATTTTTGAGAAGAAGGGTGTAAAGTTTGCCGTTATAAATCTCATGGGAAGGATCTTCCTAGACCCTCATCTGGAAAACCCCTTCAAGGTATTTGATCAACTCTACCAGATGCTCTCTTTAGAAACTCCTATACTAATCGTGGACTTTCATGCAGAAGCTACTTCAGAAAAATGGGCCTTTGGCATATACGCAGACGGAAGGGCTAGCATAGTTTACGGTACTCACACTCACGTACCCACATACGATCAGTTGATACTCAAGCATGGCACTGCTTACACTTCCGATGTGGGTATGACAGGATGCTGGTACTCCGCCATAGGTATGGAGCCTGAGGACGCCATAAAGAGGTTCTTGACAGGAATACCGCAGAAGTACAAGGTGGAGGAAAAGGAGGATACAGTCTTCAACGCCATACTCGTAGAAGTAAACACAAACACTGGCAAAGCTATTTCCATTGAAAGGATACAACACTACTTTAAAAGGGATGAGCTTACCCAAGAAGGTTAA
- a CDS encoding EAL domain-containing protein: protein MKKVITLLSLPIAIFLISLALHDHLLMESTHFAHVMVSVKITGLFLAFYLTFLLIILKPFVGSQLYTFGLLNTSSLFPELIYILYSVFSPDFITPSARDKMVYLYILNRIFFLLAIYLVSFKERIRAFLLTVLTSLLSILFSFWIVLYYEHLPELHLHTADLLSLRNTIELFLFFAFLLIAYYIHRKKSFGEEKSPYISYGLYLHAMYSPFVIFYTEFYDGLIVVATTMAYIGKFLIKWGVFKVGLLDIAVRIFKDAWNIANYFRNAKPVRIDNIFYIPLGEYLNNHYFIEDITVYSTKHKEPIAYIFGNLTHPFPEINLDIVINTLKAYSQKEMILQHMCFYMEGNYIMVIRLKRSVSDPISKLHLMNVQNLLLNFLLVYIRSEELLEQKSRELERLYLLLEASEYVLEAQNNIDTFSKQVIDRIDYILKADGSIFFMWNKNTDLVEKLVFSDIFLKNFSDYNYRNLVEYVLKAKDNFGKLKECIYSKFEYENYVVCLITCKKEGDFNEGEFLFLKSVGNQLFHVVKLMKVIEDLKREKEKVIFLTEYDSLTLTLNRSSILKRLKSLLLHYNKNGNLVSLILAELYNLDSINSMYGYMAGNMLIKHVANLLKKHLEHRSLLGRYSGDEFLIILPNTTKEEAFYIAEKLKSLIEESPIFIQNSVIRAAIKQVVATLPEDGTDVDDVLSTMEWIIKNSKEFAKGTVVKIQDKDQEEYKKAKAFERAIFESIHNLEVYPYLQEIVSVKDGTLLGYEVLMRLKVGDKLLPASEFIAFAEKHGYLGKLDLELVRKTIQSIKGDVLLFFNLSPLDINREHVNALITLVNGKRVVFELTEREAVLNMVELIELIKRMKEKGIMFAIDDLGSGFSSFLYLKHIPCDFIKIDGEFVKSILNSDVDRLFVESVVKIAKAIGVKTIAEFVENEEILKVLREIGVDYAQGYYIGKPAPIEEKIKYSE, encoded by the coding sequence ATGAAAAAAGTTATTACGCTGCTCTCCTTGCCTATAGCTATATTCTTAATCTCTCTAGCTTTACACGATCATCTCCTTATGGAAAGTACACACTTTGCCCACGTTATGGTAAGCGTTAAAATAACAGGCCTTTTTCTTGCTTTTTACTTAACTTTTCTTCTTATTATTTTGAAACCTTTTGTAGGATCACAGCTTTATACATTTGGTCTTCTTAATACATCTTCTCTATTCCCTGAGCTTATCTACATACTTTACTCTGTTTTCTCCCCAGACTTTATAACACCAAGCGCCAGGGATAAAATGGTATACCTTTATATACTCAATAGGATTTTCTTCTTACTTGCAATCTATCTTGTAAGCTTTAAGGAAAGGATAAGGGCTTTTTTATTAACTGTACTGACGTCTCTTCTATCCATACTTTTCTCCTTTTGGATAGTGCTCTACTATGAACACCTTCCTGAGTTACATTTACATACAGCGGATCTCCTATCATTAAGGAATACTATAGAGCTTTTTCTTTTCTTTGCCTTCCTGTTGATTGCTTATTACATACATAGGAAGAAATCCTTTGGAGAAGAAAAAAGCCCTTACATCTCTTACGGTCTATACCTGCATGCTATGTACTCTCCCTTTGTCATTTTCTACACAGAGTTCTACGATGGCCTTATAGTGGTGGCTACAACCATGGCATACATAGGAAAGTTCCTGATAAAGTGGGGTGTGTTTAAAGTAGGCCTTTTAGACATAGCTGTAAGAATATTTAAGGATGCATGGAACATTGCAAATTACTTCAGGAATGCAAAACCCGTTAGAATCGATAATATATTCTATATACCTTTAGGTGAATACCTCAACAACCACTACTTTATAGAAGATATTACCGTTTACTCAACCAAGCATAAAGAACCTATAGCTTACATTTTTGGGAATCTCACACATCCCTTTCCAGAGATAAATCTCGATATAGTGATTAACACACTAAAAGCGTACTCACAAAAGGAGATGATACTACAACATATGTGTTTTTACATGGAAGGAAATTACATAATGGTTATAAGGTTAAAAAGAAGCGTCAGCGATCCAATTAGCAAGCTTCACCTTATGAACGTGCAAAATCTCCTCTTGAACTTTTTACTGGTTTACATAAGGAGTGAAGAACTTCTGGAGCAAAAGTCCAGAGAACTAGAAAGGCTTTATCTCCTTCTGGAAGCCTCTGAGTATGTCCTGGAAGCCCAAAACAATATAGATACCTTTTCGAAGCAGGTTATAGATAGAATAGACTACATACTAAAAGCAGATGGCTCCATATTCTTTATGTGGAACAAAAATACAGATCTGGTAGAAAAGCTGGTATTTTCCGATATTTTCTTAAAGAACTTTTCAGATTATAACTACCGTAATTTAGTAGAATATGTCCTTAAAGCTAAAGATAATTTTGGTAAGCTTAAAGAGTGCATTTACTCAAAGTTTGAATATGAAAACTATGTGGTTTGTTTAATAACATGTAAAAAGGAAGGAGATTTTAATGAAGGTGAGTTTTTGTTTTTAAAGAGCGTGGGAAATCAGTTATTCCATGTAGTAAAACTTATGAAGGTGATAGAAGATCTAAAACGGGAAAAAGAAAAGGTAATATTCCTCACGGAATATGATTCACTTACCTTAACTCTCAACAGAAGCTCTATCTTAAAACGGCTAAAAAGCTTACTGCTCCATTACAATAAAAACGGAAATCTCGTATCTCTTATTCTTGCAGAGTTATATAACCTTGACTCTATCAACAGTATGTACGGATATATGGCGGGAAACATGCTTATAAAACATGTTGCAAATTTACTCAAAAAACATTTAGAGCATCGTAGTTTGTTAGGTAGATACTCAGGAGATGAGTTTTTGATAATCCTTCCAAACACCACTAAAGAAGAGGCGTTCTATATAGCAGAAAAGTTGAAATCTCTTATAGAAGAATCTCCCATATTTATTCAGAATAGTGTAATAAGGGCGGCAATTAAACAAGTAGTAGCCACTTTGCCTGAAGATGGCACAGATGTAGATGATGTGCTATCTACTATGGAATGGATTATTAAGAATTCTAAAGAGTTTGCCAAAGGTACAGTAGTTAAGATACAAGATAAAGACCAGGAGGAATACAAAAAGGCAAAAGCTTTTGAGAGGGCTATCTTTGAAAGTATACATAATCTAGAGGTATATCCTTATCTTCAGGAAATAGTAAGCGTAAAAGATGGTACTCTTCTAGGTTACGAAGTTCTTATGAGGTTGAAGGTTGGTGATAAGCTTTTACCAGCCAGTGAGTTTATAGCTTTTGCAGAAAAACACGGATATTTAGGAAAATTGGACTTAGAACTTGTAAGAAAGACAATTCAAAGCATAAAGGGAGATGTTCTTCTATTCTTCAACTTATCTCCACTTGATATAAATCGAGAGCATGTAAATGCACTTATTACCTTAGTAAATGGAAAGAGAGTGGTCTTTGAACTAACAGAAAGAGAAGCTGTACTAAACATGGTAGAGCTTATAGAGCTTATAAAACGTATGAAGGAAAAAGGAATAATGTTTGCCATAGATGACCTCGGATCAGGTTTTTCTTCCTTCCTCTACCTTAAACACATACCATGTGACTTTATCAAGATAGACGGTGAGTTTGTAAAAAGTATCCTTAACTCTGACGTAGACAGGCTATTTGTGGAAAGTGTGGTGAAGATAGCCAAGGCTATAGGTGTGAAGACCATAGCTGAGTTTGTTGAAAACGAAGAGATTTTAAAAGTCCTTAGGGAAATAGGTGTGGATTACGCTCAGGGTTACTACATCGGGAAACCAGCTCCAATAGAGGAAAAGATAAAATATTCAGAGTGA